A window of Clostridium sp. 'White wine YQ' contains these coding sequences:
- the miaB gene encoding tRNA (N6-isopentenyl adenosine(37)-C2)-methylthiotransferase MiaB: MLQNTELKYYIETWGCQMNEEDSEKLSGMLKRIGYSNTEVREEADIIIFNTCCVRENAENKVFGNLGLLKAMKEKKPNLIIAICGCMMQQKDMADKVLKTFPYVDIIFGTHNSYKFPEYLDMVQKEGVQIKEIINKEEGIVEGLPIDRKSDVKAFVTIMYGCNNFCTYCIVPYVRGRERSRKVDDILKEVNELVSLGYKEVTLLGQNVNSYGKDLGDDMTFAKLLRVVNEVEGIERVRFMTSHPKDLTDDVIQAVKECDKLCEQIHLPVQSGSSRVLKEMNRSYTKEQYLELAKKIRKEIPGVSISTDIIIGFPGETEEDFLDTLDLVKEVEYDSAFTFIYSRRNNTPADRMENQISEEVKHERFNRLVKQVNEIVEKRNKEYNGEVVEVLVEGKSKNQEDRLMGRTRNGRLVNFEGSQENIGKLVNVKITKAGSFSLTGEEYK; this comes from the coding sequence ATGTTACAAAATACTGAATTAAAATACTATATTGAAACTTGGGGTTGCCAAATGAATGAGGAAGACTCCGAAAAATTATCTGGAATGCTTAAAAGAATTGGCTATTCTAATACTGAAGTAAGAGAAGAAGCTGACATTATTATATTTAACACATGTTGTGTAAGAGAAAATGCTGAAAATAAAGTTTTCGGTAATCTTGGCTTATTAAAAGCAATGAAGGAAAAGAAACCAAATTTAATAATAGCTATATGTGGTTGCATGATGCAGCAAAAAGACATGGCAGATAAGGTACTTAAGACCTTCCCATATGTAGACATAATATTTGGAACTCATAACTCATATAAGTTCCCTGAGTACTTAGACATGGTACAAAAAGAAGGAGTTCAAATTAAAGAAATTATAAATAAGGAAGAAGGAATAGTAGAAGGACTTCCTATAGATAGAAAGAGCGATGTAAAAGCTTTTGTAACTATTATGTATGGATGTAATAATTTCTGTACTTATTGTATAGTTCCTTACGTTAGAGGAAGAGAAAGAAGTAGAAAAGTTGATGATATACTTAAAGAAGTTAATGAATTAGTTAGCTTAGGCTATAAAGAAGTAACTTTACTTGGACAAAATGTTAATTCCTATGGAAAAGACTTAGGGGATGATATGACCTTCGCTAAATTATTAAGAGTAGTAAATGAAGTTGAAGGAATAGAAAGAGTAAGATTTATGACTTCTCATCCTAAAGACTTAACTGACGATGTAATTCAAGCAGTAAAAGAATGTGATAAGTTATGTGAGCAAATTCACTTACCAGTTCAAAGTGGATCATCTAGAGTATTAAAGGAAATGAATAGAAGCTACACTAAAGAACAATATCTAGAACTTGCTAAAAAAATAAGAAAAGAAATTCCTGGAGTTTCAATATCTACTGATATTATAATAGGCTTCCCTGGAGAAACAGAAGAAGACTTCTTAGATACATTAGATTTAGTTAAAGAAGTTGAGTACGACTCTGCATTTACATTCATATATTCTAGAAGAAATAATACACCAGCTGATAGAATGGAAAATCAAATTTCTGAAGAAGTAAAGCATGAGAGATTTAATAGACTAGTTAAGCAAGTGAATGAGATTGTTGAAAAGAGAAATAAGGAATATAATGGAGAAGTAGTAGAAGTACTTGTAGAAGGTAAGAGTAAAAACCAAGAAGATAGATTAATGGGAAGAACAAGAAACGGAAGACTTGTTAATTTTGAAGGTAGTCAAGAAAATATAGGCAAGCTTGTTAATGTAAAAATAACAAAAGCTGGATCCTTTTCACTTACTGGAGAAGAGTATAAATAA
- a CDS encoding GNAT family N-acetyltransferase, whose translation MKIKKVKKFDLNLIKKISDEAIEMNPLNEDFEEVYSKANILDKLVLRTNLKVYSYEDKLGIIWKENLRDDYVNLRSLYFQDGFEEFPLNEFKSNKFYSFETTATEDNTELLNKIGFQISDESIVLLKKLGKVNLIKAEDVEFKVVQSNVDIKTRVEIQNSIFKDVNRSDLKVADIVNDMKQSYYIDDLSILIMHKGLAIGYGQVIYLNKQYLVVNFGIIDGYRKKGYGRILLNRIIATCADKNIKDLYIRVSEKNTPAVNLYNSVGFNYYNKVVGWIR comes from the coding sequence ATGAAAATCAAAAAAGTTAAAAAATTTGATTTGAATCTTATAAAGAAAATATCAGATGAAGCAATAGAAATGAATCCATTAAATGAAGACTTTGAGGAAGTATATTCAAAAGCAAATATATTAGATAAATTAGTGCTTAGAACAAATCTAAAGGTATATAGCTATGAAGATAAGTTAGGTATTATATGGAAAGAAAATTTAAGAGATGACTATGTGAATTTACGCAGCTTATACTTTCAAGATGGTTTTGAAGAGTTTCCTCTAAATGAGTTTAAATCAAATAAATTCTATTCCTTTGAAACTACTGCAACTGAAGATAATACAGAACTATTAAATAAGATTGGTTTTCAAATTTCAGATGAGAGCATCGTTCTCCTTAAAAAATTAGGAAAAGTTAATCTGATAAAAGCTGAGGATGTGGAGTTTAAAGTAGTTCAAAGCAATGTAGATATAAAGACTCGTGTGGAAATACAAAATTCTATCTTTAAGGATGTAAATAGATCAGATTTAAAGGTAGCAGATATAGTTAATGATATGAAGCAGTCTTATTATATCGATGATCTGTCTATTTTGATTATGCATAAAGGCTTAGCAATAGGATATGGACAAGTGATATATTTGAATAAACAATATCTTGTTGTTAATTTTGGAATAATCGATGGATATAGAAAAAAAGGGTACGGACGAATACTCTTAAACAGAATAATAGCAACATGTGCTGATAAAAATATTAAGGATTTATATATTAGAGTTTCTGAAAAAAATACTCCAGCAGTAAACCTATATAATTCAGTAGGTTTTAATTATTATAATAAAGTTGTTGGATGGATTAGATAA
- a CDS encoding bifunctional 4-hydroxy-3-methylbut-2-enyl diphosphate reductase/30S ribosomal protein S1 translates to MRKVILAENAGFCFGVKRAVDEALKNKEVFNKKIYTLGPLIHNNDVVEMLESNDIHAVNFDDISNLSKDDVVVIRSHGVSKKVYDELENRGLTIINATCPFVTNIQKKAKKYSDDGYRIVIMGDEKHPEVVGINGWCDNKAIITKDGEIDESNLEKVCLVSQTTEKKENWEKTLNNISNRSKEVLSFNTICSATDVRQKSADEISKQVQVMLVIGGKNSSNTTKLYEICKKNCERTYYVENAKEIPLDLINDKDIELVGVTAGASTPDWVIKEVIKIMENNNNSEVNQLDLMNEMDRKLTIGEVIKVEVLKVDFDAAYVAIPGYKLDGKIPKSEFTFDKSEDILEVVKVGDEIKAKVLSYNFEGYVLLSRKEIQREEALEELKDAKETEKTLDIEITDAARGGLVAYYKGVRIFIPQSQISVAFVKDPASYVGKVLNVKILNLEEGNVIASSRIIEEAAKNEREDAAWGSINEGDVLKVKVLRFAEFGAFVDVKGLDGLIPLSLMSYGKVSKPQELLKLGEEVEAKIIALNREDNKLTLSIKDLLEDPWINIEEKYPEGTIVVGKVVRIADFGAFVELEKGVDGLLHISQISRKKINHPSEVLKVNDVVKAKILSVDSEKKKIGLSSKVID, encoded by the coding sequence ATGAGAAAAGTAATTTTGGCAGAAAATGCAGGATTCTGCTTTGGTGTAAAAAGAGCAGTTGATGAAGCACTTAAGAATAAAGAAGTATTTAATAAGAAAATATATACTTTAGGACCACTTATTCATAATAATGATGTGGTAGAAATGCTTGAAAGCAATGATATTCATGCTGTTAATTTTGATGATATCTCTAATTTATCAAAAGATGACGTTGTAGTGATTAGATCCCATGGAGTATCAAAGAAGGTATATGATGAACTAGAAAATAGAGGACTTACAATAATAAATGCTACATGTCCCTTTGTTACTAATATTCAAAAAAAGGCTAAGAAATATAGTGATGATGGATATAGAATAGTTATTATGGGAGACGAAAAGCATCCGGAAGTTGTAGGCATAAATGGTTGGTGCGATAATAAGGCAATCATAACTAAAGATGGAGAAATTGATGAGTCTAATCTTGAAAAAGTTTGCTTAGTTTCACAGACTACTGAAAAAAAAGAAAATTGGGAAAAAACCTTAAATAATATTAGCAATAGGTCAAAGGAAGTTCTTTCTTTTAATACCATTTGTTCAGCTACAGATGTAAGACAAAAAAGTGCTGATGAAATATCTAAACAAGTTCAAGTAATGCTAGTTATCGGTGGTAAGAATAGTTCTAACACAACAAAGTTGTATGAGATTTGCAAGAAGAATTGTGAGAGAACATACTATGTTGAAAATGCTAAGGAAATACCCTTAGATTTAATTAATGATAAAGATATAGAGTTAGTTGGAGTAACTGCTGGAGCATCTACTCCTGACTGGGTAATTAAGGAGGTAATTAAGATTATGGAAAACAATAACAACTCAGAAGTTAATCAATTAGATTTGATGAACGAAATGGATAGAAAATTAACTATTGGTGAAGTTATAAAGGTTGAAGTCTTAAAAGTTGATTTTGATGCTGCATATGTAGCAATTCCAGGATATAAGTTAGATGGTAAGATTCCAAAGAGTGAATTTACTTTTGATAAATCAGAAGATATATTAGAAGTTGTAAAAGTTGGCGATGAAATAAAAGCTAAGGTTTTAAGTTATAATTTTGAAGGTTATGTTCTATTATCAAGAAAAGAAATTCAAAGAGAAGAAGCCTTAGAGGAATTAAAAGATGCTAAAGAAACTGAAAAGACATTAGATATTGAAATAACTGATGCAGCTAGAGGTGGATTAGTAGCATATTATAAGGGTGTAAGAATATTTATACCTCAATCACAAATATCAGTTGCATTTGTAAAGGACCCAGCTAGTTACGTAGGAAAAGTATTAAATGTTAAGATACTAAACCTAGAAGAAGGTAATGTAATTGCTTCTAGTAGAATTATTGAAGAAGCTGCTAAAAACGAAAGAGAAGATGCAGCATGGGGTTCTATAAATGAAGGTGATGTATTAAAGGTTAAGGTATTAAGATTTGCAGAGTTTGGTGCTTTTGTAGATGTTAAAGGTCTAGATGGATTAATTCCACTATCACTTATGAGTTATGGCAAAGTTTCAAAGCCACAAGAGCTTTTAAAGCTTGGTGAAGAAGTTGAAGCTAAAATAATTGCATTAAATAGAGAAGATAATAAATTAACATTAAGTATTAAAGATTTACTAGAAGATCCATGGATAAACATAGAAGAAAAATATCCAGAAGGAACAATAGTAGTTGGTAAAGTAGTAAGAATAGCTGATTTTGGTGCTTTTGTAGAACTAGAAAAAGGAGTAGATGGATTACTTCACATTTCTCAAATTTCTAGAAAAAAAATAAACCATCCTTCAGAAGTATTAAAAGTTAATGATGTTGTTAAAGCTAAAATATTAAGCGTTGATAGCGAGAAAAAGAAAATTGGTTTAAGTTCAAAGGTTATAGATTAA
- the cmk gene encoding (d)CMP kinase, with protein MRISVAIDGPAGAGKSTIAKIIAKKLNLMYINTGAMYRAVTLEAIKSDISFNDIDKLSSLIDKMEMHFERDNLILNGIDIQEELSTLQVSSNVSNYAQVPEVREKLVYLQQKMSKKFNVIMDGRDIGTVVLKDSPYKFFLTASSEERARRRYEELISKGMKVEFNEILEDMKKRDFIDTNRETDPLRKADDAIEIDTTGLDIDGVVNKILEYIK; from the coding sequence TTGAGAATTTCAGTAGCAATAGATGGACCAGCTGGTGCAGGAAAAAGTACCATTGCAAAAATAATAGCAAAAAAGCTTAATTTAATGTACATAAATACTGGTGCTATGTATAGAGCAGTGACACTTGAAGCCATAAAAAGTGATATTTCTTTTAATGATATAGATAAACTTTCCTCATTAATTGACAAGATGGAGATGCATTTTGAAAGGGATAATTTAATCTTAAATGGAATAGATATTCAAGAGGAGTTATCTACACTACAAGTAAGTAGTAATGTTTCTAACTATGCTCAAGTACCTGAAGTTAGAGAGAAACTAGTTTATTTACAACAAAAAATGAGTAAAAAGTTTAATGTTATTATGGATGGTAGAGATATTGGCACAGTGGTTTTAAAAGATTCTCCATATAAATTTTTCTTAACTGCCTCTTCAGAGGAAAGAGCTAGAAGAAGATATGAAGAATTAATATCTAAAGGGATGAAGGTAGAGTTTAATGAAATCTTAGAAGATATGAAAAAGAGAGATTTTATTGATACTAATAGAGAAACAGATCCATTAAGAAAAGCAGACGATGCTATCGAAATAGATACTACAGGATTAGATATAGATGGCGTTGTAAATAAAATTTTAGAGTATATTAAATAA
- a CDS encoding NAD(P)/FAD-dependent oxidoreductase: MKKVIVIGGGPAGMMAAITSAKNGNEVILIEGNDRLGKKLFITGKGRCNVTNAKDISEFFEYIPGNPYFLYSALYTYTNQDVMNFFEGKNIKLKVERGDRVFPLSDKSSDIIKGLENELNDLGVKIYLKSKVSDIIIENDEVKAVILENNQKITGDHFIIATGGKSYPLTGSRGEGYKFAQKLGHKIVALKPSLVPIELKEDWVKELMGLSLKNVQVKLINSKDKKVQYKEQGEMLFTHFGISGPLILSASRYVKDNIPMEISINLKPALDNQELDKRIQKDFQKFLNKDFKNSLDELLPKKLIPIIIKLSGIDENKKVNSITKEERKKLVELIQNLTFTVKGLRPIEEAIVTAGGIDTKEIDPSTMKSKLISNISFAGEVMDVDAFTGGYNVQIALSTGYIAGTSI, translated from the coding sequence TTGAAAAAAGTTATTGTGATAGGCGGAGGTCCAGCTGGAATGATGGCAGCAATTACTTCAGCTAAGAATGGTAATGAAGTAATTTTAATAGAAGGAAACGATAGACTTGGGAAAAAGTTATTTATAACTGGAAAGGGAAGATGCAATGTAACAAATGCAAAGGATATATCAGAATTCTTTGAGTATATTCCAGGTAACCCTTATTTCCTATATAGTGCTCTTTATACATACACAAATCAAGATGTTATGAATTTTTTTGAAGGAAAGAATATAAAATTAAAAGTAGAAAGAGGAGATAGAGTATTTCCTTTATCAGATAAAAGTTCAGATATAATAAAAGGTCTTGAAAATGAATTAAACGATTTAGGAGTAAAAATATATCTTAAATCTAAAGTGAGCGATATTATCATTGAAAATGATGAAGTTAAAGCAGTGATTTTAGAAAACAATCAAAAAATAACTGGAGATCATTTTATTATAGCAACTGGAGGAAAATCCTATCCACTTACAGGATCTAGAGGTGAAGGGTATAAATTTGCACAAAAGTTAGGACATAAAATCGTTGCATTAAAACCTTCTCTTGTACCTATTGAACTAAAGGAAGATTGGGTAAAAGAGCTTATGGGATTAAGTCTTAAAAATGTTCAAGTTAAATTAATTAATTCCAAAGATAAAAAAGTTCAATATAAAGAACAAGGAGAAATGCTATTTACTCATTTTGGCATATCTGGTCCATTAATATTAAGTGCTTCTAGGTATGTAAAAGATAATATACCTATGGAGATATCAATAAACTTAAAACCAGCTTTAGATAATCAAGAACTAGACAAAAGAATTCAAAAAGATTTCCAAAAGTTTTTAAATAAGGACTTTAAGAACTCTTTAGATGAATTACTGCCTAAAAAACTTATTCCTATAATAATAAAATTATCAGGAATTGATGAAAATAAGAAGGTAAACTCAATTACCAAAGAAGAAAGAAAAAAGCTTGTGGAGTTAATTCAAAACTTAACCTTTACAGTAAAGGGTCTAAGACCTATTGAAGAAGCAATTGTAACTGCTGGTGGGATAGATACAAAGGAAATAGATCCATCTACAATGAAATCAAAATTAATTTCAAATATTTCATTTGCTGGTGAAGTTATGGATGTAGATGCATTTACGGGTGGATATAATGTTCAAATTGCATTATCTACTGGTTATATAGCTGGAACTTCAATTTAA
- a CDS encoding MurR/RpiR family transcriptional regulator: protein MDYFQEKLEANQDLMRIIQLKFPRLSKGQKLIAEYILKNYDKAAFMTAAKLGISVGVSESTVVRFANELGFSGYPKLQKELQELIKNKLTTVQRLELTNDYISEENALKGVLKADIENIRATLEKINHKTFEDVVQSIFDAKRIYIIGLRSSTALAEFLGFYLNIILDNVNIVAYGISDIFEQMINIREGDLVIGIGFPRYAAKTIDALSFAQSRNAKVVAITDSLLSPLATQADYSLIVQSNMASFVDSLVAPLSVINALIIAVGMREKETIANTFNNLESIWKEYNVYSYNRGNVLDE from the coding sequence ATGGATTATTTCCAAGAAAAGCTAGAAGCAAATCAAGATTTAATGAGAATCATTCAATTAAAATTTCCAAGATTAAGTAAAGGGCAAAAGCTTATTGCAGAATACATATTAAAGAATTATGATAAGGCAGCCTTTATGACTGCAGCTAAGTTAGGGATTTCAGTAGGTGTTTCGGAATCCACTGTAGTTAGATTTGCAAATGAGCTTGGATTTAGTGGTTACCCTAAGCTTCAAAAGGAATTACAAGAACTTATAAAGAATAAGTTAACAACTGTGCAAAGATTAGAACTTACAAATGATTATATTTCAGAAGAAAATGCTTTAAAAGGAGTTTTAAAAGCAGATATAGAAAATATAAGAGCAACACTTGAAAAAATAAATCACAAAACCTTTGAAGATGTAGTTCAGTCAATATTCGATGCAAAGAGAATATATATTATAGGATTAAGAAGTTCAACAGCTTTAGCTGAGTTTTTAGGATTTTATTTAAATATAATTCTTGATAATGTAAACATTGTAGCTTATGGTATTTCAGATATATTCGAGCAAATGATTAATATCAGAGAAGGGGATTTAGTAATAGGTATAGGGTTCCCAAGATATGCAGCAAAAACAATTGATGCTTTATCATTCGCACAAAGTAGAAATGCAAAGGTAGTTGCGATAACTGATTCGCTATTATCACCTTTAGCAACACAAGCAGACTATAGCTTAATTGTTCAAAGTAACATGGCGAGTTTTGTTGATTCACTTGTGGCACCGCTATCAGTTATTAATGCATTAATTATAGCTGTAGGTATGAGAGAAAAAGAAACTATAGCAAATACATTTAATAATCTTGAAAGTATTTGGAAAGAATATAATGTTTATTCATATAACAGGGGTAATGTGTTAGATGAATAA
- a CDS encoding tRNA (mnm(5)s(2)U34)-methyltransferase, whose translation MFKLVKDISSLSHDIIDKYIENKNLAIDCTLGNGYDSDFLSESFNKVIAFDIQEMAITNYKNKNKDNVYLIQDSHDKLNEYAKESADCIIYNLGFLPGGNKEITTMKDSTMNSIIQALDLINAGGIILIAIYSGHNEGAKEKTCILEFAENLPKNKYGVMKFEYVNRNNNPPMLLCIEKK comes from the coding sequence ATGTTTAAATTAGTAAAGGATATTAGTTCCTTATCCCATGATATTATTGATAAATATATTGAAAACAAAAACTTAGCAATAGATTGTACACTAGGAAATGGATACGATTCTGATTTCTTATCTGAAAGCTTTAATAAGGTAATAGCTTTTGATATTCAAGAAATGGCGATTACTAATTATAAGAATAAAAATAAAGATAATGTTTACCTTATACAAGATTCTCATGATAAACTTAATGAATATGCTAAGGAAAGTGCAGATTGTATAATATATAATTTGGGATTTTTACCCGGTGGAAATAAAGAGATTACAACAATGAAAGACAGTACAATGAACTCCATAATTCAGGCACTGGATTTAATTAATGCTGGGGGAATTATTTTAATTGCTATCTATTCAGGACATAATGAAGGTGCAAAAGAAAAAACTTGCATTTTAGAATTTGCTGAAAACTTACCTAAGAATAAATATGGGGTAATGAAATTTGAGTATGTCAATCGTAATAATAATCCTCCGATGCTATTATGCATAGAAAAAAAGTAA
- a CDS encoding pseudouridine synthase gives MMERLQKYLANCGVASRRKCEELILAGNVKVNGEIIRELGTKIDIEKDIVEYNGKVVKAEEIKRYIMLNKPVGIISSVSDEKGRKTIIDIINAKERIYPIGRLDYDSSGLLLLTNDGEIYNKIIHPRREIHKTYIVKVRGVFTDKEMETFQNGVDIGGYITAKSSIKILWKDQNNCKVEIKIHEGKNRQIRKMCAALNHEVVSLKRVAIGEINIGDLEVGSFRELTDSELNYIKSL, from the coding sequence ATAATGGAAAGATTACAAAAATATTTGGCAAATTGCGGAGTAGCTTCACGTAGAAAATGTGAAGAGTTAATTTTAGCTGGAAATGTTAAAGTTAATGGAGAAATCATAAGAGAATTAGGCACTAAAATTGATATAGAAAAAGATATAGTAGAATATAACGGGAAAGTTGTAAAGGCTGAGGAGATTAAGAGATATATCATGCTTAATAAGCCAGTTGGAATAATATCTTCTGTTAGTGATGAAAAAGGTAGGAAAACTATAATAGATATTATAAATGCTAAGGAGAGAATATATCCAATTGGAAGACTTGATTATGATTCTTCTGGGCTTTTATTACTTACAAATGATGGTGAAATTTATAATAAAATAATACATCCGAGAAGAGAAATTCATAAAACCTATATTGTTAAGGTTAGAGGAGTTTTTACAGATAAAGAAATGGAAACTTTCCAAAATGGAGTTGATATAGGAGGATATATCACAGCTAAATCAAGTATTAAAATTCTTTGGAAAGATCAAAATAACTGTAAAGTTGAAATTAAAATACACGAAGGTAAAAATAGGCAAATAAGAAAAATGTGCGCAGCTTTAAATCATGAAGTAGTATCACTTAAGAGGGTTGCTATTGGAGAAATTAATATAGGTGATTTAGAGGTAGGTAGCTTTAGAGAACTTACAGACTCTGAGCTTAACTATATTAAATCTCTGTGA
- a CDS encoding TIM barrel protein, protein MEKLLFGISGIPLGKGEKFNYSTGLEYLHNIGLDAMELPFVRSVNVTSKNKDSIIKVKEDTGMYLSAHGSYFINLNANEDEKIEKSKERILKGADALESVGGRSLVFHAGFYLDSSRDDTLNNIKAQLSTLPKGNVTYRLETTGKATQFGDIYELVNIAKEIPSCNICIDFSHVHARGNGALKDYSDFAKILDYVGTNLGDAALKDMHIHLSGINYTAKGERNHLPFEESDFNYKACLKAFIDFNIKGCIICESPLLENDALLLKETYNSL, encoded by the coding sequence ATGGAAAAACTATTGTTTGGAATCTCAGGAATTCCACTGGGCAAAGGTGAAAAATTTAATTATAGTACTGGATTAGAGTATTTACATAATATAGGACTAGATGCCATGGAGCTACCATTTGTACGTTCTGTTAATGTTACTTCAAAAAACAAAGATTCTATTATTAAGGTTAAAGAAGATACAGGTATGTATTTATCTGCACATGGTTCATACTTCATCAACTTAAATGCTAATGAAGATGAAAAAATTGAAAAATCAAAGGAAAGAATTTTAAAGGGAGCTGATGCTTTAGAATCTGTTGGAGGAAGAAGTTTAGTATTCCATGCTGGATTTTATTTAGATTCATCTAGAGATGATACATTAAATAATATTAAAGCCCAGTTAAGTACACTCCCTAAAGGAAATGTTACATATAGACTTGAAACTACTGGAAAAGCTACACAATTTGGTGACATATATGAATTAGTTAATATTGCTAAGGAAATTCCAAGTTGTAATATATGTATAGATTTTTCTCATGTACATGCAAGGGGAAATGGAGCTTTAAAGGATTATTCTGACTTTGCCAAAATATTAGATTATGTTGGAACTAATCTAGGAGATGCTGCACTAAAAGATATGCATATTCATTTATCCGGAATAAACTACACTGCAAAAGGTGAAAGAAATCATCTACCATTTGAAGAAAGTGACTTTAACTATAAGGCTTGTCTTAAAGCCTTCATAGATTTTAATATAAAAGGTTGTATTATTTGTGAAAGTCCTCTTTTAGAAAATGATGCTTTGCTTTTAAAAGAAACTTATAATAGTCTATAG
- a CDS encoding PadR family transcriptional regulator: MSRNRLVAPRNVVNTKQLYIFYILGELYKGNSIYGNKVLEEFKSRFESSSMPFPVSSSTVYDTLFYLEEMGYVNSTWLGDEFLNKRSKKIYSITDAGIEYYKKHIADYIDNLNKTKSTLDIMINMIK, translated from the coding sequence ATGAGTAGAAATAGATTAGTTGCACCTAGAAACGTTGTTAATACTAAGCAACTTTATATATTTTATATACTAGGAGAGCTATATAAAGGTAATTCTATATACGGAAATAAGGTTTTAGAAGAGTTTAAAAGCAGATTTGAGAGTTCTTCAATGCCTTTCCCTGTCTCTTCATCAACGGTATATGATACACTATTTTATTTAGAAGAGATGGGCTATGTTAATTCTACTTGGCTTGGGGATGAGTTTTTAAATAAAAGAAGCAAGAAGATATATTCAATTACCGATGCAGGTATTGAATATTATAAAAAACATATAGCTGACTATATTGATAATCTTAATAAAACTAAGAGCACTTTAGATATTATGATTAACATGATTAAATAA
- a CDS encoding DUF4037 domain-containing protein codes for MRFIVGYKTEKILDTLINNISKIGEVQSIGISGSKTSLPKVGEGDIDIFIYCDMIPNLEKRQSIINHLGNMIQEYKLNTFEGGHWGVGDFILINGIETWLMYFTETETLTDVESILKGEQPDKLDNYYYPIGRCAMLGNIQVLVDKNNFLYNLKKRLSKYPEELAKTLVQYHLTELEDTEDLERAVVRKDVLFYHFAIDISIDHFLEALFAINKTYFPSRKRTLDYIETFGIKPKECKENILEVIRLGSFPEGINESFIIWSNMVNELMELGNNVLKQH; via the coding sequence ATGAGGTTTATAGTGGGTTATAAAACAGAAAAAATTCTTGACACATTAATAAATAATATTTCAAAAATAGGTGAAGTGCAATCGATAGGAATTAGTGGTAGTAAAACATCTCTTCCAAAGGTTGGAGAAGGGGATATTGATATTTTTATATATTGTGATATGATACCTAATCTTGAAAAGAGGCAATCAATAATAAATCATTTAGGTAACATGATACAGGAATACAAATTGAATACATTTGAAGGAGGTCACTGGGGAGTAGGAGATTTTATACTAATAAATGGCATTGAAACATGGTTAATGTATTTTACTGAAACTGAAACCTTAACTGATGTAGAGTCGATACTTAAAGGTGAACAACCTGATAAATTAGATAATTACTATTATCCAATAGGGAGATGTGCTATGCTTGGCAATATTCAGGTTCTAGTTGATAAAAATAATTTTCTATATAATTTGAAGAAGAGGCTATCTAAGTACCCTGAGGAATTAGCTAAAACACTTGTACAGTATCATCTGACAGAACTTGAAGATACAGAGGACTTGGAACGAGCTGTAGTAAGAAAAGATGTATTGTTTTATCACTTTGCAATTGATATTTCAATTGATCATTTCCTTGAAGCATTATTTGCTATTAATAAAACATATTTTCCAAGTCGAAAGAGAACACTTGATTATATTGAAACCTTTGGTATTAAACCAAAAGAATGTAAAGAAAATATATTAGAAGTTATTAGATTGGGTAGTTTTCCAGAAGGAATTAATGAATCTTTTATAATATGGAGCAATATGGTTAATGAATTAATGGAATTGGGTAACAACGTATTAAAACAGCATTAA